One part of the Chryseobacterium mulctrae genome encodes these proteins:
- a CDS encoding T9SS type A sorting domain-containing protein: MKKTLLILISTTGFLSAQTTITKAYNDPIIGEIVNNVNINGTVDNSATGNNVTFTNTSLTAGSASSATYSAPSSTEISTFPGSTIKMTGGGSTSYYKQTATKLEITGLVTPDATLNFSTNNGTFIGYPAAFGYSENDTASGTFSATAGSGNFSGTIAISADAYGTLLIGTKTYPNVLRIKSIQNFNLTVFGFPVGTIANTTYAYYDNLHKAPLLSTTNAVITVQGTPQNTNIAQALNETFLAVSDLKLKEKLSIYPNPAQDFIQLKGNTSKDSKIKIYGLDGKLVKTTDVKSGKIEVSELPPAAYFIEVSDSKMTKETTKFIKK; the protein is encoded by the coding sequence ATGAAAAAAACTCTCCTTATTTTAATTTCCACTACAGGTTTCTTATCTGCTCAAACAACGATTACAAAAGCATATAATGATCCTATTATCGGTGAAATTGTCAACAATGTTAATATCAACGGAACGGTGGATAATTCTGCAACAGGTAATAATGTAACCTTTACGAATACAAGTTTAACAGCAGGCTCTGCGTCTTCAGCAACTTATTCGGCACCAAGTTCCACAGAGATTTCTACTTTTCCGGGATCCACTATTAAAATGACAGGTGGCGGAAGTACATCTTATTACAAACAGACCGCAACCAAACTTGAGATCACAGGATTGGTAACTCCTGATGCTACGCTGAATTTTTCTACCAACAACGGAACTTTCATTGGTTATCCTGCAGCTTTTGGTTATTCTGAAAACGATACTGCTTCAGGTACATTCAGCGCAACAGCAGGATCGGGAAATTTTTCGGGAACGATTGCTATTTCAGCAGACGCTTACGGAACCCTTCTCATCGGAACGAAAACGTATCCAAATGTTTTAAGGATAAAATCAATACAGAACTTCAACCTTACTGTGTTTGGTTTTCCGGTAGGAACTATTGCCAATACAACATATGCCTATTATGACAATCTGCACAAAGCACCATTATTAAGCACCACCAATGCAGTGATTACTGTTCAGGGAACTCCACAAAACACCAATATAGCACAAGCTTTAAATGAAACTTTTCTCGCCGTTTCAGATTTAAAATTAAAAGAGAAACTAAGCATTTACCCAAATCCGGCGCAGGATTTTATTCAATTAAAGGGTAATACTTCAAAAGATTCTAAAATTAAAATTTATGGCTTAGATGGAAAGCTGGTTAAAACCACAGATGTAAAATCCGGGAAAATTGAAGTTTCAGAATTACCACCCGCTGCTTATTTCATTGAAGTTTCAGATTCAAAAATGACAAAAGAAACTACTAAATTCATAAAGAAATAA
- a CDS encoding DUF3575 domain-containing protein, translated as MKKLFLIIPYFIISEATAQEIVNEPVSAAPEDKMNIIKTNVTGYAFRNINLSYERSINRWFAVNVGFGTVAEGKVPFMNAFLSDEDEKRFQNLKIKATNFTIEPRFYIGEGYGKGFYFAPYYRYSKVSTNTFDFTYDYTAFNTTIPIPLKGLGDANGNSGGLMVGAQFFLNKQHSFVLDFWIAGAHYGSGKGDFSLTSDIVLTPEMQAQLKKEIENLDVPFVDYTVETNANGARIKVDGPWAGFRSGFSLGYRF; from the coding sequence ATGAAAAAACTATTTCTTATTATCCCCTACTTTATTATTTCTGAAGCAACAGCTCAGGAAATCGTAAATGAACCTGTTTCGGCAGCTCCGGAAGATAAAATGAATATTATTAAAACCAATGTTACAGGATATGCTTTCAGAAATATTAATTTATCATACGAAAGATCGATCAACCGCTGGTTTGCTGTAAATGTAGGTTTCGGAACCGTTGCAGAAGGTAAAGTTCCGTTTATGAATGCTTTTTTGAGTGATGAGGATGAAAAAAGATTTCAAAATCTTAAAATAAAAGCAACCAATTTTACCATAGAACCGAGATTTTACATTGGTGAAGGGTATGGAAAAGGATTTTATTTTGCACCTTATTACCGATATTCAAAAGTTTCTACCAATACTTTTGATTTTACTTATGATTACACTGCATTTAATACAACCATTCCAATTCCATTAAAAGGTTTGGGAGACGCTAATGGAAACAGTGGTGGTTTGATGGTGGGTGCGCAGTTTTTTCTTAATAAACAGCACAGTTTTGTTTTGGATTTTTGGATTGCCGGAGCACATTACGGATCAGGAAAAGGAGACTTCAGTTTGACAAGTGATATCGTTCTTACCCCCGAAATGCAGGCACAGCTAAAAAAAGAAATTGAAAACTTAGATGTTCCTTTTGTAGATTACACCGTAGAAACGAATGCAAATGGAGCCAGAATTAAAGTAGACGGACCTTGGGCAGGTTTCAGAAGTGGTTTTTCTTTAGGATATAGATTCTAA
- a CDS encoding FEKKY domain-containing protein, with protein sequence MKIFKTVSLIIFTATSMSISAQQYEPVILETKKGNENHNASNKNEKVKYFMQFGIMSRKHDSFKEKYGVHVVYENCVITAFMSEKAKKNNQEVAQYLNKKYGESWKKDLEIIPYGL encoded by the coding sequence ATGAAGATCTTCAAAACTGTTTCTCTGATTATTTTTACAGCAACTTCAATGTCAATTTCTGCACAACAATATGAGCCCGTAATTTTAGAAACTAAAAAGGGAAATGAAAATCACAATGCTTCCAATAAAAACGAAAAAGTAAAGTACTTTATGCAGTTCGGAATCATGTCACGAAAACACGATAGCTTCAAAGAAAAATACGGAGTACACGTAGTGTATGAAAACTGCGTTATCACTGCATTCATGTCTGAAAAAGCAAAAAAGAATAATCAGGAAGTTGCACAATATTTAAACAAAAAATATGGTGAAAGCTGGAAAAAAGATTTAGAAATAATTCCTTACGGTTTATAA
- a CDS encoding ABC transporter ATP-binding protein, with translation MKKQDTWAIVKRLFFIGMKFRSWFIFTLIISIILSVVSTYRPYLTMQIVDNDITKLKDKALMMRHIYALVGLVFAETILNFFLVYFSNYISQNVIRDIRERLYNKLIYFRTAFFDKTPIGQLVTRAVGDVETIATVYTDGFLMVFGDVLRIVFVLFMMFQVDVHLSYISLAILPLMVVITRFFQKRLKKAFGDERTWTSNQNSFVQERLAGMPIIQVFNRQKAEFKKFDDINITLKSALLRTVFIFSLFFPVVELISSLFIGFVLFYGGYITISAGVVIAFIQFISMLIRPLRQIADRFNNIQRGIVGAERVLGVMDEDYAMPNTGTVKKDHFDGKIEFKNVRFAYDEKQEVLKGIDFKVNPGETVAIVGATGAGKSTIISLITRLYDINSGEIYIDDVELKDYELYNLRSHIGVVLQDVFLFHGSIYENLAFGDDEVTLEKIKAGAREIEVDDFIESLPGGYEFVVSERGSSISLGQRQLLSFLRAYLSDPKILILDEATSSIDHESEKLIQRATEKITKNRTSIIIAHRLSTIEKADKIIVMEHGKIVEEGKHLELLDKNGYYSTLYKAQLRHEVEVEEKQSL, from the coding sequence ATGAAAAAACAAGATACCTGGGCAATTGTAAAAAGGCTTTTCTTCATTGGGATGAAGTTTCGTTCTTGGTTTATTTTTACCCTGATTATTTCCATCATATTATCGGTTGTTTCTACATACAGACCTTATCTTACAATGCAGATTGTAGATAATGACATCACGAAGCTTAAAGATAAAGCGCTCATGATGAGGCATATTTATGCCTTGGTTGGGTTGGTTTTTGCCGAAACGATTTTAAATTTCTTTTTAGTTTACTTTTCAAATTATATTTCGCAGAATGTTATCAGAGACATTCGTGAAAGACTTTATAATAAGCTGATTTATTTCAGAACTGCTTTTTTTGACAAAACTCCGATTGGTCAGTTGGTAACGAGAGCAGTTGGTGATGTAGAAACTATTGCAACAGTTTATACAGACGGTTTTCTAATGGTTTTCGGGGATGTTTTGAGAATTGTCTTTGTTTTATTTATGATGTTTCAGGTTGATGTGCATCTGAGTTATATTTCTCTTGCCATTTTACCTTTAATGGTTGTGATTACAAGATTTTTCCAGAAAAGACTGAAGAAAGCTTTTGGTGATGAAAGAACCTGGACTTCCAATCAAAATTCTTTTGTGCAGGAAAGATTGGCGGGAATGCCGATTATTCAGGTATTTAATAGACAGAAAGCAGAGTTTAAAAAGTTTGATGATATTAATATCACTTTAAAAAGCGCTTTGCTGAGAACAGTTTTTATCTTCTCTTTGTTTTTTCCTGTTGTTGAATTGATTTCATCTCTTTTTATTGGTTTTGTCCTTTTTTATGGAGGTTACATTACCATAAGTGCGGGTGTGGTAATTGCATTTATTCAGTTTATTTCGATGTTGATTCGTCCTTTACGACAGATTGCAGACCGTTTCAATAACATTCAGCGTGGAATTGTTGGTGCAGAAAGAGTTTTAGGCGTGATGGATGAAGATTACGCAATGCCGAATACTGGAACTGTAAAAAAAGATCACTTCGACGGAAAAATAGAATTCAAAAATGTCCGTTTTGCTTATGACGAAAAGCAGGAAGTTTTAAAAGGAATTGATTTTAAAGTTAATCCGGGAGAAACTGTGGCAATTGTCGGAGCAACCGGAGCCGGTAAATCTACCATTATCAGTTTAATTACAAGACTGTATGATATCAATTCGGGCGAAATTTACATTGATGATGTTGAGCTTAAAGATTACGAACTGTATAATCTGAGAAGTCATATCGGCGTGGTCTTGCAGGATGTTTTCCTATTCCATGGAAGTATTTACGAAAATCTTGCATTTGGTGATGATGAGGTAACTTTAGAAAAAATAAAAGCTGGTGCAAGAGAAATTGAAGTTGATGACTTTATTGAAAGTCTTCCCGGAGGTTACGAATTTGTGGTAAGTGAAAGAGGTTCGTCTATTTCATTAGGACAGAGACAGCTTTTGTCTTTCCTAAGAGCTTATTTATCAGATCCTAAAATCTTGATTTTGGATGAAGCTACTTCATCAATAGACCACGAAAGTGAAAAATTAATCCAGAGAGCGACCGAGAAAATTACCAAAAACAGAACATCAATTATCATTGCTCACAGACTTTCAACCATTGAGAAAGCTGATAAAATCATCGTGATGGAGCATGGTAAAATCGTTGAAGAAGGTAAACATCTGGAGCTTTTAGATAAAAACGGATATTATTCTACTTTATATAAAGCACAGCTGAGACACGAAGTTGAGGTAGAAGAAAAACAGAGTTTATAA
- the truA gene encoding tRNA pseudouridine(38-40) synthase TruA, with amino-acid sequence MRYFIEFSYNGKNYFGYQIQPKDISVQEELERALSTILREEIKTTGAGRTDTGVHAKKMFAHFETDQVLSDHLSHKLNSFLPADISIKRIFEVKNDFHARFDATFRTYEYYISLEKNPFTQDSAWQHWRKPLDINKMNEACKILFEYEDFTSFAKLHTDNKTNLCKMYKAEWEQNGTELKFTISANRFLRNMVRAIVGTMVEVGSGKIQPEDIRKVIENKNRNSAGTSAPAHALFLVDVGYEFH; translated from the coding sequence TTGAGATATTTTATAGAATTTTCATACAACGGTAAAAATTACTTTGGTTATCAGATTCAGCCAAAAGATATTTCCGTACAGGAAGAATTAGAAAGAGCTCTTTCTACGATTTTAAGGGAAGAAATTAAAACAACAGGAGCCGGAAGAACAGATACCGGAGTTCACGCCAAGAAAATGTTTGCCCATTTTGAGACCGATCAGGTTTTGAGTGATCATCTTTCACATAAATTGAATAGTTTTTTGCCTGCGGATATTTCGATAAAACGAATTTTTGAAGTTAAAAATGATTTTCATGCTCGTTTTGATGCGACTTTCAGAACCTATGAATATTATATTTCTTTGGAAAAAAATCCGTTTACGCAGGATTCGGCTTGGCAACATTGGCGAAAACCTTTAGACATTAATAAAATGAATGAAGCCTGCAAAATTCTTTTTGAATATGAAGATTTTACCAGTTTTGCAAAACTGCATACCGACAACAAAACCAATCTCTGCAAAATGTATAAAGCAGAATGGGAGCAAAACGGAACCGAATTAAAATTCACCATTTCAGCAAACCGTTTTCTGCGAAATATGGTAAGAGCGATTGTAGGAACAATGGTAGAAGTAGGTTCTGGAAAAATACAGCCGGAAGATATTAGAAAAGTGATCGAAAATAAAAACCGAAATTCCGCGGGAACTTCTGCTCCGGCTCACGCGCTGTTTTTGGTGGATGTAGGTTATGAATTTCATTGA
- the lpxK gene encoding tetraacyldisaccharide 4'-kinase, whose protein sequence is MKRWYLYPFSLGYHMVTGIRNTMYDLGIFKSTKFKTPIINVGNLSVGGSGKSPMVMYLAKSLSKHYRTGVLSRGYGRLTKGYDVTNYDSNYKTVGDEAMQLFERFKNRFVIAVSEDRVPGAKKVIDDMDLDVLILDDAMQHRAIKAGFNILMTDFNDPYFKDHLLPAGDLRESRAGAKRADIIMVSKCPDELTEETKQYYISRIKPERSQKVFFSSIGYDENVYSREKMLPDNNLNYYDILLITGIANPKPLLAHLAKFSQRVKHLKFRDHHNFTDADIKNIIEEYKKMGEYKLILTTEKDYVRLKTFDYLRDMVYYWPINVVIDKKEEFNQMIMNYVSKKQ, encoded by the coding sequence ATGAAAAGATGGTACCTCTACCCTTTTTCCTTAGGTTATCACATGGTTACGGGCATCCGAAACACAATGTACGATCTGGGAATTTTTAAGTCTACGAAATTCAAGACACCGATTATCAATGTCGGCAATCTTTCTGTGGGCGGAAGCGGAAAATCACCAATGGTGATGTATTTGGCAAAATCTTTATCAAAACATTACAGAACAGGCGTTCTTTCCAGAGGTTACGGCAGATTAACGAAAGGATATGATGTAACCAACTACGACAGTAATTATAAAACTGTGGGTGATGAAGCGATGCAGCTTTTTGAGCGTTTTAAAAACCGTTTTGTAATCGCAGTTTCCGAAGACCGAGTTCCCGGAGCAAAAAAAGTAATCGATGATATGGATCTTGATGTGTTGATTCTTGATGATGCCATGCAGCACAGAGCCATCAAAGCAGGATTCAATATTTTGATGACCGATTTTAATGATCCTTACTTTAAAGATCATCTTCTTCCGGCTGGAGATTTAAGAGAATCTAGAGCAGGAGCAAAAAGAGCAGACATTATCATGGTCAGCAAATGTCCTGATGAACTGACTGAGGAAACCAAGCAATATTATATTTCAAGGATAAAACCGGAGCGCAGTCAAAAAGTGTTTTTCTCATCTATTGGATATGACGAAAATGTTTATTCAAGAGAGAAAATGCTTCCGGATAACAATCTGAATTATTACGACATTCTTTTGATCACAGGAATTGCCAATCCGAAACCTTTATTGGCACATTTAGCAAAGTTTTCGCAACGTGTAAAGCACCTGAAATTCAGAGATCATCATAATTTTACTGATGCGGATATTAAAAATATCATCGAAGAATACAAAAAAATGGGCGAATACAAATTAATCTTAACGACTGAAAAAGATTATGTACGCCTGAAAACTTTCGACTATCTTAGAGATATGGTCTATTACTGGCCAATCAATGTGGTGATTGATAAAAAGGAAGAATTCAATCAAATGATTATGAATTATGTAAGTAAAAAACAATAG
- a CDS encoding TlpA family protein disulfide reductase, which yields MKQLLTFMMLSIFTLGCAQKTPEVSKTQFSKEALNQKLEDENGKNISVQEILNQHKGKVLVIDFWAGWCRDCLQALPKAEELEKNNPNIDFVFFSLERSKEKFDSSLERFNMKEKENYWFASGWKNDFNNYIELNWIPRYMVIDQKSNIAKYYAISPEDPEIQKTIDKLLK from the coding sequence ATGAAACAGCTGTTAACTTTTATGATGTTGAGTATTTTCACTTTGGGATGTGCACAAAAAACACCTGAAGTTTCTAAAACTCAATTTTCAAAAGAAGCATTAAATCAGAAACTGGAAGATGAAAATGGAAAAAACATCAGCGTTCAGGAAATATTAAATCAACATAAAGGAAAAGTTTTAGTCATTGATTTTTGGGCTGGTTGGTGCAGAGATTGCCTTCAAGCATTACCAAAAGCTGAAGAATTGGAGAAAAACAATCCGAACATTGATTTCGTTTTCTTTTCATTAGAAAGATCAAAAGAAAAATTTGACAGCAGCCTGGAAAGATTTAATATGAAAGAAAAAGAAAATTACTGGTTTGCTTCAGGCTGGAAAAACGACTTCAACAATTATATTGAACTCAACTGGATTCCGAGATATATGGTGATTGACCAAAAATCTAACATTGCAAAATATTATGCTATTTCTCCTGAAGATCCGGAAATACAAAAGACAATTGATAAACTTTTAAAATAA
- the dinB gene encoding DNA polymerase IV yields the protein MDLSFPLRKIIHVDMDAFYASVEQYDNPELRGKAIAVGGGHRGVVSAASYEARKFGVRSAMPSKTAKEKCPHLIFVPPRFARYKEISRKIREIFYEYTDLVEPLSLDEAYLDVTENKKGIESANQIAKEIRQKIFEETGLTASAGISINKFLAKVASDINKPNGQKTIHPEKIEKFLEELPVEKFYGVGKVTANKMFSLAIYKGKDLKNRSLEDLTRLFGKSGKYYYNVVRGIHHSEVKPNRIQKSVAVERTFFEDLFDEQQINEKLENLSQELHQRLQKHQILGRSLTLKIKYKDFSLFTRSFTKEEYFTSPEQYFATSKKLWELRPFDKAVRLLGLSLSHLNTEEKKQVSVQLKIPFEEFEN from the coding sequence ATGGATCTTTCTTTTCCACTCCGCAAAATAATTCATGTTGATATGGATGCATTTTATGCTTCTGTGGAGCAGTATGACAATCCTGAATTACGAGGAAAAGCGATTGCAGTTGGCGGTGGTCATCGTGGAGTCGTTTCGGCGGCGAGCTATGAAGCAAGAAAATTTGGAGTCCGTTCTGCGATGCCCAGTAAAACTGCGAAAGAAAAATGTCCGCATTTAATTTTCGTTCCGCCTAGATTTGCACGGTACAAAGAAATTTCCAGAAAAATCCGCGAAATTTTCTACGAATACACCGATTTGGTAGAACCACTTTCTCTGGATGAAGCCTATCTTGATGTTACCGAAAATAAAAAAGGGATTGAATCTGCGAATCAGATTGCCAAAGAAATCCGTCAGAAAATATTTGAAGAAACCGGTTTAACCGCTTCAGCAGGAATTTCAATTAATAAATTTTTAGCAAAAGTAGCTTCAGACATTAATAAACCAAACGGACAAAAAACTATTCACCCCGAAAAAATAGAAAAATTTCTGGAAGAATTGCCTGTTGAAAAGTTTTACGGCGTCGGAAAAGTTACCGCCAACAAAATGTTTAGCCTCGCAATTTATAAAGGAAAAGATCTAAAAAACAGATCTCTTGAAGATTTAACGAGACTTTTCGGAAAATCGGGGAAATATTATTACAATGTTGTTCGTGGAATTCATCATTCTGAGGTAAAACCCAACCGCATCCAAAAAAGCGTTGCCGTAGAACGTACGTTCTTCGAAGATCTTTTTGATGAACAGCAGATCAACGAAAAATTAGAAAATCTTAGCCAAGAACTTCATCAGCGTTTACAGAAACATCAAATTCTAGGAAGATCTTTAACCTTGAAGATCAAATACAAAGATTTTTCATTATTTACCCGAAGTTTTACCAAGGAAGAATATTTTACATCTCCCGAACAATATTTTGCAACTTCAAAAAAACTTTGGGAACTCCGTCCTTTTGATAAAGCGGTACGATTATTGGGACTATCATTGTCACACCTCAACACCGAAGAAAAAAAGCAGGTTTCAGTACAGCTTAAAATTCCGTTTGAGGAGTTTGAAAATTAA
- a CDS encoding alpha-amylase, protein MNQTMIQFFHWYTEGNGKLWKQAEKQAKYLSEFGITSVWFPPAYKGTNGGYSVGYDAYDLFDLGEFDQKNSTATKYGTKNDYKKAIQSLKKNNIEVIVDVVLGHKAGGDELEKFKVVKVDENNREKVISSEIEIESYTKFTFPGRGKKYSDFEWNFTCFSGVDYAEGKESHIYKIKSEYGDDWEEMIDDEKGNYDYLMFNDIEHRNPHVREELNKWAKWYFDETDFDGVRLDALKHISFDFYKEWLTMLRSNSGKNIFAVGEYWAPGQLNLLQKYIEATEGCMSLFDSSLQNNFHTASKEGDSYDLRNILSETLTEADPMHSVSLVDNHDTQPLQDLEAPVEAWFKPLAYALILLREKGYPCVFYPDLFGAHYKDKDREGNEQEIFLDKVDGIEELLKARKENAYGIQRDYFEDANCLGWIREGDEEHQGCAVVLSNKDSYEKPMEMGEKYSGKIFHDALGRSQEKVQIREDGWGDFPVPAGNVSVWIPE, encoded by the coding sequence ATGAACCAAACCATGATTCAGTTTTTCCACTGGTATACAGAAGGAAATGGGAAACTATGGAAGCAGGCAGAAAAACAGGCAAAATATTTATCCGAATTCGGTATTACATCAGTATGGTTTCCTCCGGCTTATAAAGGAACGAATGGTGGATATTCTGTAGGATACGATGCTTACGATCTTTTTGACCTTGGAGAATTTGACCAAAAAAATTCAACTGCAACAAAATACGGAACCAAAAACGATTATAAAAAAGCCATTCAAAGCTTAAAGAAAAATAATATTGAGGTTATTGTAGATGTGGTTTTAGGTCATAAAGCTGGTGGAGATGAATTAGAAAAATTTAAAGTAGTAAAAGTTGATGAAAACAACCGTGAAAAAGTCATTTCTTCAGAAATTGAAATAGAATCTTATACAAAATTTACTTTTCCGGGACGAGGAAAAAAATATTCAGATTTTGAATGGAATTTCACTTGCTTCAGCGGTGTAGATTATGCAGAAGGCAAAGAATCACATATCTATAAAATCAAATCTGAATATGGTGATGACTGGGAAGAAATGATCGATGATGAAAAAGGAAATTACGATTATCTGATGTTCAACGACATCGAACACCGAAATCCTCATGTGCGTGAAGAGCTGAATAAATGGGCAAAATGGTATTTTGATGAAACAGATTTTGATGGAGTAAGACTGGATGCTTTAAAGCATATTTCATTTGATTTTTATAAAGAATGGCTAACGATGCTCCGTTCCAATTCCGGAAAAAATATTTTTGCGGTTGGTGAATATTGGGCTCCCGGACAATTGAATTTATTGCAAAAATATATTGAAGCTACAGAAGGTTGTATGAGTCTTTTCGACAGTTCGCTTCAAAATAATTTTCACACCGCATCCAAAGAAGGTGATTCTTATGATTTAAGAAATATTTTGTCTGAAACTTTAACAGAAGCTGACCCGATGCATTCTGTGAGTCTAGTTGATAATCACGACACCCAACCTTTGCAGGATTTGGAAGCTCCGGTTGAAGCTTGGTTCAAACCTCTTGCTTATGCCCTTATTTTATTGAGAGAAAAAGGATATCCTTGTGTTTTTTATCCAGATTTGTTTGGAGCTCATTATAAAGATAAAGACCGTGAAGGAAATGAGCAGGAAATATTTTTAGATAAAGTAGACGGTATTGAGGAACTTTTAAAAGCCAGAAAAGAAAATGCATACGGAATTCAAAGAGATTATTTTGAAGATGCCAATTGTTTAGGCTGGATTCGTGAAGGTGATGAAGAACATCAAGGTTGCGCCGTTGTTTTGAGCAATAAAGATTCTTACGAAAAACCTATGGAAATGGGTGAAAAGTATAGTGGGAAAATCTTTCATGATGCCTTAGGAAGATCTCAGGAAAAAGTACAAATACGAGAAGACGGTTGGGGAGATTTTCCTGTTCCTGCCGGAAATGTGAGTGTTTGGATTCCTGAATAA